One genomic window of Borreliella burgdorferi B31 includes the following:
- a CDS encoding CAP domain-containing protein gives MKKLIIIFTLFLSQACNLSTMHKIDTKEDMKILYSEIAELRKKLNLNHLEIDDTLEKVAKEYAIKLGENRTITHTLFGTTPMQRIHKYDQSFNLTREILASGIELNRVVNAWLNSPSHKEALINTDTDKIGGYRLKTTDNIDIFVVLFGKRKYKN, from the coding sequence ATGAAAAAATTGATTATAATTTTTACACTGTTTTTATCTCAAGCATGCAATTTAAGTACAATGCATAAAATAGATACAAAAGAAGATATGAAAATTCTATATTCAGAAATTGCTGAATTGAGAAAAAAATTAAATCTAAACCATCTAGAAATAGATGATACCCTTGAAAAAGTTGCAAAAGAATATGCCATTAAACTGGGAGAAAATAGAACAATAACTCACACCCTTTTTGGCACAACCCCAATGCAAAGAATACATAAATACGATCAATCCTTTAATTTAACAAGAGAAATACTGGCATCAGGAATTGAACTTAACAGAGTAGTTAATGCATGGCTTAATAGTCCAAGCCACAAAGAAGCTCTTATTAATACAGATACCGATAAAATAGGTGGCTATAGATTAAAAACGACTGACAATATAGATATATTTGTAGTTCTTTTTGGAAAAAGAAAATATAAGAATTGA
- the rimM gene encoding ribosome maturation factor RimM (Essential for efficient processing of 16S rRNA): MFIKGVILSSYGVNGYARVKSISNNFCDFINLKNNKVLLKKSNSSSVEVKVVDVNIKGNSLFLKFEEIDTPEAVRPLIGFELWVDDSLASSLKEGEYYLGKLIGYAIVNNNKKLGEVVAFFEYLNSVFLEVRVGIKFFFIPFLSIYIGDINTQEKTIELKVLDLLK, from the coding sequence ATGTTTATTAAAGGCGTTATATTATCGTCTTATGGAGTTAATGGGTATGCTAGGGTTAAAAGCATATCCAATAATTTTTGTGATTTTATTAATCTAAAAAACAATAAAGTTCTTTTAAAAAAAAGCAATAGTTCCAGTGTTGAAGTTAAAGTTGTAGATGTTAATATAAAGGGTAATTCCTTATTTTTGAAGTTTGAAGAGATTGATACTCCAGAGGCAGTTAGGCCGCTGATTGGTTTTGAATTGTGGGTTGATGATTCGCTTGCATCGAGTTTAAAAGAAGGCGAATATTATTTAGGAAAGCTTATTGGCTATGCCATTGTTAATAATAATAAAAAACTAGGAGAAGTTGTAGCTTTCTTTGAATATTTAAATAGTGTATTTCTTGAGGTCAGAGTGGGTATTAAATTTTTCTTTATTCCCTTTTTAAGTATATATATTGGAGATATAAATACTCAAGAAAAAACAATTGAGCTTAAGGTTCTAGATCTTTTAAAATGA
- a CDS encoding KH domain-containing protein yields the protein MKEYGNEIELIEFIVKSLVDKEDEVKLNVIEGEKSTILELRVSQSDVGKIIGRRGRIARAIRTLLGACAAKTNRRVQLEILD from the coding sequence ATGAAAGAGTATGGGAATGAGATTGAACTTATAGAGTTTATAGTAAAGTCTCTTGTAGATAAAGAAGATGAAGTAAAGTTAAATGTAATTGAAGGGGAAAAATCAACTATTTTGGAATTAAGGGTTTCTCAAAGTGATGTGGGCAAGATAATCGGAAGACGGGGTCGTATTGCGCGGGCTATTAGAACTTTGCTTGGAGCTTGTGCTGCCAAAACCAATAGGCGAGTGCAATTGGAAATTTTAGATTAA
- the mvaD gene encoding diphosphomevalonate decarboxylase: MKIKCKVHASLALIKYWGKKDVFLNIPATSSLAVSVDKFYSISELELSNRDEIILNSKPVILKNREKVFFDYARKILNEPNVRFKIKSKNNFPTAAGLASSSSGFASIAACILKYFNKYSCNSASNLARVGSASAARAIYGGFTILKEGSKESFQLRDQSYFNDLRIIFAIIDSNEKELSSRAAMNICKRHKFYYDAWIASSKKIFKDALYFFLKKDFIHFGATIVKSYQNMFALMFASSIFYFKNSTIDLIRYAADLRNEGIFVFETMDAGPQVKFLCLEENLNTILKGLKQNFTGIDFIVSKVGCDLEWI; encoded by the coding sequence ATGAAAATAAAGTGTAAAGTTCATGCAAGCTTAGCTTTAATTAAATATTGGGGGAAAAAGGATGTTTTTTTAAACATTCCAGCTACTTCCAGTCTTGCTGTTAGTGTTGACAAGTTTTATTCAATAAGTGAGCTTGAACTTTCAAATCGAGATGAAATAATTTTAAATTCAAAGCCAGTTATATTAAAAAATAGAGAAAAGGTGTTTTTTGATTATGCAAGAAAAATTCTTAATGAACCAAATGTTAGATTTAAAATTAAAAGTAAAAACAATTTCCCGACAGCAGCAGGCCTTGCAAGTTCAAGTTCAGGTTTTGCTTCTATTGCTGCTTGTATTTTGAAATATTTTAATAAATATTCTTGTAATAGCGCATCTAATCTTGCAAGAGTAGGATCGGCTTCTGCGGCAAGGGCTATTTACGGGGGGTTTACTATTTTAAAAGAGGGTTCAAAAGAATCTTTTCAATTAAGAGATCAATCTTATTTTAATGATTTGCGAATAATATTTGCCATAATTGATAGTAATGAAAAAGAATTGTCTTCAAGAGCCGCAATGAATATTTGCAAACGGCATAAATTTTATTATGATGCTTGGATTGCCTCTAGTAAAAAGATTTTTAAAGACGCTTTATATTTTTTTTTAAAAAAAGATTTTATACATTTTGGAGCAACTATTGTAAAAAGTTATCAGAATATGTTTGCCTTAATGTTTGCATCTTCTATTTTTTATTTTAAAAATAGTACAATAGATTTAATTAGGTATGCTGCTGATTTGAGAAATGAGGGGATTTTTGTATTTGAGACGATGGATGCAGGCCCCCAAGTAAAGTTTCTTTGTTTGGAGGAAAATTTAAATACTATTTTAAAAGGACTTAAGCAAAATTTTACTGGCATTGATTTTATTGTTTCAAAGGTTGGGTGTGACTTAGAATGGATTTGA
- the ffh gene encoding signal recognition particle protein: MLESLGSNFRNFINYLSGKSTINDKNIAEAIEIIKNSLVDADVNLRVIRRFLNSIIEESKGVKVLRGIDPKSQFIKIVNDNLVKFLGGKNYELSLHPANKQSYILMLGLQGSGKTTTCAKLSLKLKKENRKVLLVAADTFRAAAVEQLKILGGQVGVPVFSIEGEKDPIKIVKASMKFAESNFFDSVIVDTRGRLEIESLLVEEIKKIKGILRPAETILVVDSMMGQVAVNIAKEFNENVGLTGAIFSKFDSDTRGGAVLSFKSICAVPIKFIGVGEKIEDLDSFYPERIASRILGMGDVVSLVEKVQSVVDKEEAIKLEEKINKASFNFEDYLSQFRRIRQVGGFSNFVSFLPGVSKSMLNSNNLNEESFNKEEAIILSMTKKERINPVILNNPSRKKRIAMGSGTTVFDVNKLIKKFSQATLIMKKMKNKDFQNKIASLLGK; encoded by the coding sequence ATGCTTGAAAGTTTGGGGTCAAATTTTAGAAATTTTATAAACTATCTTTCTGGAAAATCTACGATAAATGATAAAAACATTGCAGAGGCTATTGAGATTATTAAAAATTCTTTAGTTGATGCTGATGTTAACTTAAGAGTTATAAGGCGTTTTTTAAATTCTATAATTGAAGAATCCAAGGGAGTAAAAGTTTTAAGGGGCATTGATCCTAAATCTCAGTTTATTAAAATTGTCAATGATAATCTTGTTAAATTTTTGGGAGGCAAAAATTATGAGCTTAGTTTACATCCTGCCAATAAGCAATCTTATATTCTTATGTTGGGACTTCAAGGTTCTGGCAAGACCACGACATGCGCCAAGCTTTCTTTAAAGCTTAAAAAGGAAAATAGAAAAGTACTTCTTGTAGCTGCTGATACTTTTAGAGCGGCGGCCGTAGAACAGTTAAAAATATTGGGTGGTCAAGTAGGTGTTCCAGTATTTTCAATTGAAGGGGAAAAAGATCCTATTAAAATTGTTAAAGCGTCTATGAAGTTTGCTGAATCTAATTTTTTTGATTCTGTAATAGTTGATACTAGAGGACGACTTGAAATTGAATCTTTGTTGGTTGAAGAGATAAAAAAAATAAAGGGGATTTTGCGACCCGCAGAAACCATTTTAGTAGTAGACTCTATGATGGGGCAAGTTGCTGTAAATATTGCTAAGGAATTTAATGAGAATGTTGGACTTACCGGTGCAATATTTTCTAAGTTTGATTCAGATACTAGGGGGGGAGCTGTATTATCTTTTAAAAGTATTTGTGCAGTTCCCATTAAATTTATTGGTGTTGGAGAGAAAATCGAAGATCTTGATTCCTTTTACCCAGAAAGAATTGCTTCTAGAATTCTTGGCATGGGGGATGTTGTTAGTCTTGTAGAGAAGGTTCAAAGTGTTGTTGACAAAGAAGAGGCTATTAAGCTTGAAGAAAAAATTAATAAAGCCAGTTTTAATTTTGAAGATTATCTGAGTCAATTTAGGCGCATTAGACAAGTAGGAGGGTTTTCTAATTTTGTAAGTTTTTTACCAGGTGTTTCAAAATCAATGCTGAATAGCAATAATTTAAATGAAGAAAGTTTTAATAAAGAAGAAGCTATTATTCTTTCTATGACTAAAAAAGAAAGAATAAATCCAGTGATTTTGAATAATCCCTCAAGAAAAAAAAGAATAGCCATGGGAAGTGGAACAACTGTTTTTGATGTTAATAAGCTCATAAAAAAGTTTAGTCAAGCAACTTTGATTATGAAAAAAATGAAAAATAAAGATTTTCAAAATAAGATTGCATCCCTTTTGGGAAAATAA
- a CDS encoding ROK family protein yields MQGENMVSIRGGNRRKILLSLKNMQYSRTDLARKLSLTNAAVTILTNQMIKENLLIEVGSRVSDVKKHGRKEILLDINKDYAYSMGVIISSNYFQIGIANLKCEVLISETHSFEPPVSAYDILEKIKDHMIEIIWKHNFSRDKFIGLGFSITGLIKDKELGIVNDSYGSWIEKDVPVKRILEEYFSLTVYLESYVKNLSLAEFMGKNIDNIMFFDYTDTAELSIWSGGNVYPGFNNKSGMVSHMIIDYEGEKNCPTCGNKGCVNMLISNFALQRLISKEFMNGEIPELYEKYEGRLKKVTIYDIFSLYEKYDFINKIMQDTVKYLAIIIINIQRMLDFNYLVLYGQSFKLKAFFDLLKEEIKKLNKENIVLKLSSLDTEVSVVGPASSVIFNKFYLTGGDID; encoded by the coding sequence ATGCAGGGTGAAAATATGGTTTCAATTAGAGGCGGAAATAGAAGAAAAATTCTTCTTAGTTTGAAAAATATGCAATATTCAAGAACAGACCTGGCTCGTAAGTTAAGCTTGACAAATGCTGCAGTTACTATTTTGACTAATCAAATGATAAAAGAAAATCTTTTGATTGAAGTTGGCTCTAGGGTGTCTGATGTTAAAAAACATGGACGAAAAGAAATACTTCTCGATATTAATAAAGATTATGCGTATTCAATGGGAGTTATTATTTCTAGCAATTATTTTCAAATAGGTATTGCCAATCTTAAATGCGAGGTTTTAATAAGCGAGACTCATTCTTTTGAGCCCCCAGTTAGCGCTTATGATATTTTAGAAAAAATAAAAGATCATATGATAGAAATTATTTGGAAACATAATTTCTCAAGAGATAAGTTTATTGGCTTAGGCTTTAGTATTACAGGGTTAATAAAGGATAAAGAATTGGGCATTGTTAATGATAGCTATGGATCGTGGATTGAAAAAGATGTTCCTGTTAAGAGAATACTTGAGGAATACTTTTCACTAACAGTTTATCTTGAAAGTTATGTTAAAAATTTATCTCTTGCTGAATTTATGGGTAAAAATATAGATAATATTATGTTTTTTGACTACACAGATACTGCTGAACTTTCGATTTGGTCAGGCGGCAATGTTTACCCTGGTTTTAATAATAAATCAGGTATGGTTAGTCACATGATAATTGATTATGAGGGAGAAAAAAATTGTCCAACTTGTGGTAATAAGGGTTGTGTCAATATGCTAATATCTAATTTTGCTTTGCAGAGATTGATTTCCAAAGAATTTATGAATGGTGAGATTCCTGAGCTTTATGAAAAGTATGAGGGCAGATTGAAAAAGGTTACAATATATGACATTTTTTCTCTTTATGAAAAATATGATTTTATAAATAAAATTATGCAAGATACTGTTAAATATTTGGCAATAATTATTATTAATATTCAAAGAATGCTTGATTTTAATTATTTAGTACTCTATGGTCAAAGTTTTAAATTAAAAGCTTTTTTTGATTTGTTAAAAGAAGAGATTAAAAAGCTCAATAAAGAGAATATAGTATTAAAGCTTAGTTCATTAGATACTGAAGTTTCTGTTGTTGGGCCCGCTTCCAGTGTTATTTTTAATAAATTTTATTTGACTGGAGGAGATATTGATTAA
- the fusA gene encoding elongation factor G translates to MSIRNIGIMAHIDAGKTTTTERIIYYTGKSHKMGDVDSGNTITDWMPQEQERGITISSAAITCHWKDCQINIIDTPGHVDFTAEVERSLRVLDGGIVIFSAVDGIQAQTETVWKQAEKYEIPRLAYVNKMDRIGADFFKVVGDIENKFKTIPLVLQIPIGNESNFEGVVDIILNKELHFSMENGIPKLTYSQIREEFIEKVILFKKKLIDILSQFSEEITQLFLEDKEIGLDIIKREIRRGTISRFIIPVLMGTSLKNIGIEPLIDSIVDYLPSPFEKSFSAFSLDTNKKILVDPNENKKLSALVFKVQYSSVIASHLYFVRVYSGEINPNKKIINASNGKREKFTKIFRVFSNKNEQIDFVKTGDIGAVLGLKFSVTGDTLVEENNNVLLEAVMFPEPVVLMSVEPERSSDEVRLKEIFEIISKEDPTFSYSESKETGQLIISGMGELHLEIILTRIKDEFNLNVYTGKPQVSYRESAGKIVKEVFEFNNIFAGKNIDFKIGMIIKPLSRGAGNKIDFECGIEPVIKSAILRGITSAFVSGIFGYPIIDINVSIFSIVCGANKISESAFESISGFAFHSIFQKSDPIRLEPIMLLEIRTPIEHTGEIISTLNVMGGVIHSVSNIGEYDLIKSEAAFEKLFGYASILRSSTKGRGSFTMEFSYFKEKLS, encoded by the coding sequence ATGAGTATTAGAAATATTGGAATTATGGCTCATATTGACGCTGGAAAAACTACTACCACAGAAAGAATTATTTATTATACTGGCAAAAGTCATAAAATGGGGGATGTAGATTCAGGAAACACTATTACTGACTGGATGCCTCAAGAGCAAGAAAGAGGAATTACTATTAGTTCAGCTGCCATTACTTGTCATTGGAAGGATTGCCAAATAAACATTATTGATACTCCTGGGCATGTGGATTTTACAGCAGAAGTTGAAAGATCTCTTCGAGTTCTTGATGGGGGTATTGTTATTTTTAGCGCTGTTGATGGAATTCAGGCCCAAACAGAAACTGTATGGAAACAGGCAGAAAAATACGAAATCCCACGACTTGCTTATGTTAATAAGATGGATAGAATAGGTGCTGATTTTTTTAAAGTTGTGGGAGATATTGAAAATAAATTTAAAACTATTCCTTTGGTTTTGCAAATTCCAATTGGAAATGAAAGCAATTTTGAAGGAGTAGTTGATATTATTTTAAATAAAGAGCTTCATTTTTCAATGGAAAATGGAATTCCAAAATTAACTTATAGTCAAATTAGAGAAGAATTTATTGAAAAAGTGATTCTTTTTAAAAAAAAATTAATAGACATTCTTAGCCAATTTAGTGAAGAAATTACTCAATTATTTCTTGAAGACAAAGAGATTGGTTTAGATATTATTAAAAGAGAGATTAGAAGAGGCACTATTTCTAGATTTATTATTCCTGTTTTAATGGGAACTAGTTTAAAAAATATTGGAATAGAACCTTTGATTGATTCGATTGTAGATTACTTGCCAAGTCCTTTTGAAAAAAGTTTTAGCGCTTTTTCTTTAGACACAAATAAAAAAATTTTAGTTGATCCTAATGAAAATAAAAAATTGTCAGCCCTTGTTTTTAAAGTTCAATATTCAAGCGTGATTGCTTCTCATCTTTATTTTGTTAGAGTTTATTCTGGCGAGATTAATCCTAATAAAAAAATTATCAATGCTTCAAATGGTAAGCGTGAAAAGTTTACAAAAATTTTTAGAGTTTTTTCAAATAAAAATGAACAAATAGATTTTGTAAAAACAGGCGATATTGGTGCTGTTTTGGGATTAAAGTTTTCTGTTACAGGAGATACTCTTGTTGAAGAGAATAATAATGTTTTACTTGAGGCTGTTATGTTTCCAGAGCCGGTTGTTTTAATGTCTGTTGAGCCTGAAAGATCATCAGATGAGGTTAGGCTTAAGGAAATTTTTGAAATAATATCTAAAGAAGATCCTACCTTTAGTTATTCTGAGAGTAAAGAAACAGGGCAATTAATTATATCTGGAATGGGTGAATTACATCTTGAGATTATTTTAACAAGAATTAAAGATGAATTTAATCTTAATGTTTATACAGGAAAGCCTCAAGTAAGTTACAGAGAAAGTGCTGGCAAAATTGTAAAAGAAGTTTTTGAGTTTAACAATATTTTTGCTGGCAAAAATATTGATTTTAAAATTGGAATGATCATTAAACCTTTGTCGCGGGGTGCGGGAAATAAAATTGATTTTGAATGTGGCATTGAACCTGTAATTAAGTCTGCAATATTGAGGGGAATTACATCTGCATTTGTAAGTGGAATTTTTGGATATCCCATTATTGATATTAATGTTAGTATTTTTTCTATTGTTTGTGGGGCCAATAAGATTAGCGAGAGTGCTTTTGAGTCAATTTCAGGATTTGCTTTTCATAGTATTTTTCAAAAATCAGATCCTATTAGACTTGAGCCAATAATGTTATTAGAAATTAGAACACCCATTGAGCATACAGGCGAAATTATTTCTACATTAAATGTTATGGGGGGTGTTATTCATTCAGTTAGCAATATTGGAGAGTATGACTTGATAAAATCAGAGGCGGCGTTTGAGAAACTTTTTGGGTATGCTTCTATTTTGAGAAGTTCTACTAAAGGAAGGGGCAGTTTTACTATGGAATTTTCTTATTTTAAGGAAAAATTAAGTTAA
- a CDS encoding hydroxymethylglutaryl-CoA reductase, degradative, producing the protein MELSKNFRHKSVLEKRQEIKSFLELSYKDFFYNNANEDFLFNMIENYIGYLSFPIGIVKNLKINGKYYSLPIATEESSVVAALNFAAKILENADLRYSLGEVLGISQIYIKSEKDLSKIFVDLGDKIKTWIEPLLTNMNQRGGGFRRLSTRHIKELGIQKLNIYVDTCDAMGANLLNSIAERVAEFIFLEFGYECVLKVLSNDISEFTAKARFVLDFKHLLPGKEDSWNLAKKIELISSIGFYEEERAVTNNKGIMNGITGVCLATFNDTRALEASVHKFASKSGKYFPLSKFYTTDNALVGEIEIPLQVGTKGGVISFNEASILSFKIMNVNSKSEFIGILSCVGLASNFAALRALAFNGIQKGHMRLHVNKILHLLKTKYNISDFEKDKLLLEMERMNIYSFDFAFKILKKIRLENENKV; encoded by the coding sequence ATGGAACTTAGTAAAAATTTTAGACATAAAAGCGTTTTAGAAAAAAGGCAAGAGATAAAAAGTTTTTTGGAATTATCTTATAAAGATTTTTTTTATAATAATGCCAATGAAGATTTTCTTTTTAATATGATAGAAAATTATATTGGATATTTATCTTTTCCTATTGGAATTGTAAAAAATTTGAAAATAAATGGCAAATACTATTCTTTGCCAATTGCAACAGAAGAATCTTCTGTTGTTGCTGCCCTAAATTTTGCGGCAAAGATTCTTGAAAATGCTGATTTAAGGTATTCTTTGGGTGAAGTGTTGGGAATTTCGCAAATTTATATAAAATCGGAAAAAGATTTAAGTAAAATTTTTGTTGACCTTGGTGATAAAATTAAGACTTGGATTGAACCTCTTTTAACCAATATGAATCAAAGGGGGGGTGGATTTAGAAGGTTGTCAACTAGGCACATTAAAGAATTAGGTATTCAAAAATTAAATATTTATGTGGATACTTGTGATGCTATGGGTGCTAATTTGCTAAACTCAATTGCAGAGCGTGTAGCAGAATTTATTTTTTTAGAATTCGGATATGAGTGTGTTTTAAAAGTTTTAAGCAATGATATTAGTGAATTTACAGCCAAAGCCCGTTTTGTTTTAGATTTTAAGCATTTGCTACCGGGTAAAGAGGATTCTTGGAATTTGGCTAAAAAAATTGAACTTATTTCTAGTATAGGTTTTTACGAAGAGGAGCGAGCTGTTACTAATAATAAAGGTATTATGAATGGAATTACAGGGGTGTGTCTTGCAACTTTTAATGACACAAGAGCTCTTGAGGCCTCTGTTCATAAATTTGCTTCAAAAAGCGGCAAATATTTTCCCCTTAGTAAATTTTATACTACTGACAATGCTTTAGTTGGAGAAATTGAAATTCCTTTGCAAGTTGGAACTAAAGGTGGGGTTATATCTTTTAATGAAGCTTCAATTTTAAGTTTTAAAATTATGAATGTAAATAGTAAGAGCGAATTTATTGGTATTCTCTCTTGTGTTGGACTTGCTAGTAATTTTGCAGCATTAAGGGCTCTTGCATTTAATGGGATTCAAAAGGGTCATATGAGATTGCATGTTAATAAAATACTCCATCTTTTAAAGACAAAATATAATATTTCTGATTTTGAAAAAGACAAATTATTATTGGAAATGGAAAGAATGAATATTTATTCTTTTGATTTTGCTTTTAAAATTTTGAAGAAAATAAGGTTAGAGAATGAAAATAAAGTGTAA
- the napA gene encoding neutrophil-activating protein NapA → MEKYLSYIKKDDLDAIQLKLQELLASLHIFYSNLRGIHWNIKDTNFFVIHKKTQKLYEYIEKIIDIVAERSRMLGYDSEFRYSEFMKKSFIKELDIESTSNFLPSMESIVCSLTEILKNIFGMRKLIDTAGDYGTANIMDDIMSDLEKHLWMHKALLENCDCFCHDENESKCCECDAK, encoded by the coding sequence ATGGAAAAGTATTTAAGCTATATAAAAAAGGATGATTTAGACGCAATACAATTAAAATTACAAGAATTGTTAGCAAGTTTGCATATTTTTTATTCTAATTTAAGAGGTATTCATTGGAATATAAAAGATACCAATTTCTTTGTTATTCACAAAAAAACTCAAAAACTTTATGAATATATTGAAAAAATTATTGATATTGTTGCAGAACGCTCAAGAATGCTTGGATATGATTCTGAATTTAGATATTCTGAGTTTATGAAAAAATCCTTTATTAAGGAGCTTGATATTGAATCAACTTCTAATTTTTTGCCCTCAATGGAAAGCATTGTTTGCAGTCTTACTGAGATTTTGAAGAATATTTTTGGAATGAGAAAATTAATTGATACTGCTGGTGATTATGGTACTGCTAATATTATGGATGATATCATGAGTGATCTTGAGAAACATTTATGGATGCATAAGGCATTGCTTGAAAATTGCGATTGTTTTTGTCACGATGAGAATGAAAGCAAATGTTGCGAGTGTGATGCAAAATAG
- the rpsP gene encoding 30S ribosomal protein S16: MSVKIRLKRMGAKKRPYYRVVVMNSTSPRDGRAIEELGYYHPVEKQNQIKIKEDRMKDWISKGAILSDTVKMLLNKNNLNAKSQEV, from the coding sequence TTGAGCGTTAAGATAAGATTGAAAAGAATGGGAGCTAAAAAAAGACCTTATTATAGGGTTGTAGTTATGAATTCTACGTCTCCTAGAGATGGTAGAGCAATTGAAGAACTTGGTTATTATCATCCTGTTGAAAAGCAAAACCAAATAAAAATTAAGGAAGATAGAATGAAAGATTGGATAAGCAAGGGAGCAATTTTAAGTGATACAGTGAAAATGCTTTTAAATAAAAACAACTTGAATGCGAAAAGTCAGGAGGTTTAA
- a CDS encoding phosphomevalonate kinase, with amino-acid sequence MDLISFSVPGNLLLMGEYTILEEKGLGLAIAINKRAFFSFKKSDSWRFFSKKKKIDDFSLIENRSDFVFKMFAYLSQNCFFNLENFAYDVYIDTSNFFFNDGTKKGFGSSAVVAIGIVCGLFLIHNATNVVEKGEIFKYCLEAYRYSQGGIGSGYDIATSIFGGVIEFEGGFNPKCRQLGAVEFNDFYLMQGLQAIKTTTSICEYNKHRNSILDFILKCNLEMKKLVLNASNSKSALISSLRRAKELGLAIGEAIGVSAALPSSFDHLLGQCDLIKALGAGNETFLVYRPNIEAFNLSKIISIVLENEGIKFESDKC; translated from the coding sequence ATGGATTTGATTAGTTTTTCTGTACCCGGAAATTTACTTTTAATGGGGGAGTATACTATTTTAGAGGAAAAGGGATTGGGGTTGGCAATTGCCATCAACAAGAGAGCATTTTTTTCTTTTAAAAAGAGCGATTCTTGGCGCTTTTTTAGTAAAAAGAAAAAAATAGACGATTTTTCTTTAATAGAAAATAGAAGCGATTTTGTTTTTAAAATGTTTGCTTACTTGAGTCAAAATTGTTTTTTTAATCTAGAGAATTTTGCGTATGATGTATATATTGATACAAGTAATTTTTTCTTTAATGATGGAACTAAAAAGGGATTTGGTTCAAGTGCTGTCGTTGCTATTGGCATAGTGTGTGGGCTTTTTTTAATTCACAATGCTACCAATGTTGTTGAGAAAGGTGAAATTTTTAAATATTGTTTGGAAGCTTACAGGTATTCTCAAGGAGGAATAGGCAGTGGATATGATATTGCTACTAGTATTTTTGGGGGTGTTATTGAGTTTGAAGGCGGCTTTAATCCTAAATGCAGGCAGCTGGGTGCTGTAGAGTTTAATGATTTTTATTTGATGCAGGGTTTGCAAGCAATTAAAACTACTACGTCTATTTGTGAATACAATAAACATAGAAATTCTATTTTAGATTTTATATTGAAATGCAATTTGGAGATGAAAAAGCTTGTTTTAAATGCTAGCAATTCCAAATCCGCATTAATTTCTAGTTTAAGAAGGGCTAAAGAATTGGGATTGGCAATTGGAGAGGCAATAGGAGTTTCGGCAGCTTTGCCTTCAAGTTTTGATCACCTTTTAGGTCAATGTGATTTGATTAAAGCTTTGGGAGCCGGAAACGAAACTTTTTTAGTTTACAGGCCCAATATTGAAGCTTTTAATTTGTCAAAAATTATTTCAATTGTTTTAGAGAATGAAGGCATTAAGTTTGAAAGCGATAAATGCTAA
- the mvk gene encoding mevalonate kinase, with protein MLRIRKPAKILFLGEHSAVYGFPVIGATVPIYMDLIYSVSKNWKYLGKPSTRLNSLISFIVSNYSKVNPIEFDIISEIPIGVGLGSSASLSLCFAEYITSHFEYKDCNKILLANQIENIFHGKSSGMDIRLIDLNGTFYLEKKENVLHSKKIKDSGFYFLIGAIKRDLTTKEIVVNLKKDLLSNAYLFVFIEKLGLAVSNSYASFQNKDVYSLANEMNIAQCCLKRLGLSNDTLDWLISEGIKLGALSGKLSGAGKGGAFIFLFESLIKANIVQKELNNMLKDSKIDLLLKLKVIET; from the coding sequence ATGCTAAGAATAAGAAAGCCTGCTAAAATATTGTTCTTAGGCGAACATAGCGCTGTTTATGGGTTCCCAGTTATTGGCGCTACAGTTCCAATTTATATGGATCTGATTTATAGTGTATCTAAAAATTGGAAATATTTAGGAAAACCCAGTACAAGATTAAATAGCCTTATAAGTTTTATTGTTTCAAATTATAGCAAAGTTAATCCTATTGAGTTTGATATAATTTCTGAAATTCCTATTGGAGTTGGTCTTGGTTCTTCTGCTAGTCTTAGTTTATGCTTTGCAGAATATATTACAAGTCATTTTGAATATAAGGATTGTAATAAAATTTTGTTGGCAAATCAAATTGAAAACATTTTTCATGGCAAATCTTCTGGAATGGATATTAGACTAATCGATCTTAATGGAACTTTTTATTTAGAGAAAAAAGAAAATGTTTTACATTCAAAGAAAATAAAAGATTCTGGTTTTTATTTTCTAATAGGAGCAATAAAAAGAGATTTAACAACTAAAGAAATAGTTGTTAATTTGAAAAAAGATCTATTATCAAATGCTTATTTATTTGTTTTTATTGAAAAGCTTGGCCTTGCCGTAAGCAATTCTTATGCTTCTTTTCAGAATAAGGATGTGTATTCTTTAGCTAATGAAATGAATATTGCACAATGTTGTTTAAAGCGTTTGGGGTTGTCTAATGATACTCTTGATTGGCTGATAAGTGAGGGAATCAAATTGGGCGCTCTTTCTGGTAAGTTAAGTGGCGCTGGTAAAGGAGGAGCATTTATTTTTCTTTTTGAAAGCCTAATAAAAGCTAATATAGTGCAAAAAGAATTAAATAACATGCTTAAAGATTCTAAAATAGATTTGCTTTTAAAGCTAAAGGTAATTGAGACTTAG